One window from the genome of Blastopirellula retiformator encodes:
- a CDS encoding type I polyketide synthase — MTISTDRTDIPVAIVGMACRLPGAANLNEYWQLISEGRSAVGEVPADRLNREIYYNPEKGVRGKTYSTKAATLADRTFNRERCPLPQDLIDSVDNTHLLMTETAAEAFRHAGYDPFNLKDRNCSVFIGHAQGSSRLGELTFQAYLDEAVALLEATPEFQDLPPAQRQEVEQQLLQELTASIPDGGQSIRNLNCNMVSGTVARAFGLTGSWLALNSACASSLHAMLMGARALQRGRADMVVVGGASDCKSDSLVLFSAAQTLTKNDSCPFDANADGLIMSEGYVALVMKTLDRAIADGDNIQAVVRGMGVATDGKGKSLWAPRKEGQMRAMRRAYRSGVDVSRLQYLECHATATQLGDATEMETLREVLEPKFPVGKKIPITSAKANIGHALEAAGIAGMIKTILCMQHQQFPRAINIKQLNTKVPWDESPFFVPMQPAAWPAQTDGGPRTAAVNAFGIGGLNMHVVIDEYVGQTAEQITGGPRPVAESADDRAVAIIGMGCIAPGASEINQFWDVLQKGTDPKGEPSEERWSSLARQKAEAKGIKVLGGFINDYAYDWRKHKVPPKQVNEADPLQFMFLDASEQALADAGYDRTSIERELCGVVIGTEFGGDFGDQLEMGLRLPEMQHKLTGMLTKRGLSAEKIEAINKNFADVLLKKWPALVDETGSFTSSTLASRISKTLDLNGGAVAIDSGTTSGMSGIALCIDSLLSGDNDMMICVAGQRRMGQTMYQGLAESGHLHREGAPKNVLDAGYNGIVPSEGAAVVVLKRLADARRDGDRVRAVIRGLGAATHDSPAEAMRLAVQRAAEMASIAPSEIQFVDVETDENHASVTQALATLAHEHASPEREEPLQLSSATAQFGSMGGGSSLIAVLKAALEAQNHEVAAARQLHQPTAAFNGSSSSVQTASLNVKLTGRGLGGVANWSKGQAFFLILDDGVPAPPKPKKQAPAVAKPTPAAKIVRFGAASLAELQTQVAAAEPVQLYQAAESIKFSPTDKIRLAIVADSAEALAKKLAMASPQLGNSASRQVLEQQGIFCREPLATKPRIAFLFPGQGSQYEGMLRDLVAQSSAAAKMMADADAAMRRLGYPTFAELAWNRPTQLGADVWKTQIAMLLADLICLAALSDRGLKPDVVLGHSYGEFPALYAAGVWNLDAVIRMTRARCDGVNATSLNNAGLLATTAPPEEIKSIITASGVQAYLANYNAPDQTVIGAKLTALEQLAKELSAKSYPARILAVPAAFHTPLMAGSSRMLQQALETAELKAPQTPFISTVDNSLIDDPARIRRNLGVQLTTPVKYAPLIEQLALETPTIFVEVGPQQTLTKLNRRILSGDATVIASDNPKRGGIEPILNVEALLECLGVGAEVASVPQPAAIAIAAVSRTMSSSTDRAPAKPQPVASSRSPISTNEKNLMDDIPHFDATERRRAKMRGSAQAPAPAAAPPAPAPPAAASPAPAPVAAPTVPRPTFAAAPAVAPAPPVAPAPQPAPPAPVAAVNKSDGVDLEKFLVNFVVEQTGYPPEVVDLDADMEADLGIDSIKKAQLFGELQEYFEISTSATDLSLDDFPTLRHVMNFLNASGQGASSAPAAAPTPAAAPVAPAPAAVAPPAPVAAPQPAAPAQPAAAASSSASTAELEKFLVNFVVEQTGYPPEVVDLDADMEADLGIDSIKKAQLFGELQEYFEISTSATDLSLDDFPTLRHVLNFLSANGQASESQPVAAVPAPVTPPAPVMPAPVTEAPATGGASTEELEKFLINFVVEQTGYPPEVVDLDADMEADLGIDSIKKAQLFGELQEYFEISTSATDLSLDDFPTLRHVLNFLSGNASATTEEPASFSLAAPAPALETKEDAPAAVSVATSAPAELSGKTLDSGAAAPLVLDGTPYEMGRRHGSQYRDEIRRVLRTYAEYVGESIDELPGSAQSTDALQTLSPDQWDELAGIADAIEAPLSNVLAHHFAVAETLSAMEQAAANNGSLVHAAQIDSPAINPMRETIRLTAFLRKPTSGLSCVVVAPIGTALILGGVNAAGVTFGGENASAAVVQKSASLEAAIDLSLSEQGSVVLGELSTGRLSSIQAGGDDRQIISDQASVHCGNRQLALAGGASADQGEFSASDVTNLLLSAEGDLLAFLFDFGGGQLSLKSAPLSRAIDSYSLGGLFDGSEVSSPATPTCGEATPLAPANVTARFELEMCESPLPSTAPNQPVFEGAAIVLGSGETAAALIEQLQQQGVTAYQIADAADLENAVAQVEAICAAGPAPHLFMTTARDERKHLQLGAPATWEAVQTTAMETPLFVAQKWLSIADKAGWLEKTTVVAVTALGGDFGFGRGATAVEGGALTGLMKAVFIEYTVMRGGKGPRAKAFDTCLQDAPRQIASDIMTELASGNQDYEVSYSGGVRRVPFAMDRPGEDCPSAELPQGVWVVTGGARGITAACALELGKRYGLKLHLIGSSELPAIDPAWRELDEAGLNKLKADTMIAARQAGQQAPQAWQRVQKSLEIDKSLHAFVDNGVSATYHACDVSSRDAVAQVLDEIRRVDGPISGILHGAGIDKSCRMEKKRRDVVQATLGIKDGGIVHLASLTQSDPIRHFIGFGSIAGRLGSFGQADYCMASDLLCKLMGAYRRQRPWVRSVGFHWHGWDEVGMAARPETKSVLNDKSALKLMPLAEGIGHLIREIEADVPRHEILITERRHWQRFADGLGILAESRAEAPTAAPEKPAETASSEPLAPADASVELRTERCELKLIDAPLGAATPASPTFAGPTWILGENADAVELEQRLTQAGVEVYRFSARADLDETLAWLDSLHPEKPAQRLFLMTGRDAAGSDPLSAAEIDRRRHEGIIFPYFIAQNWYKRNLKFPEAGTGDLVAAVSLGGDFGFESTVQMPDGGGVAGFVKSLHIEDSRLETRGARCKVIDTPASQSPAALFDAMMRELAGDGPEVEVSWNEGVRRVVRPIGTTMEMGPDANIPRGGVWAVTGGARGITAIAARELAAKYGWKLHLLGKSPAPLADAVWRNFDEDQLKTYKTQITRQAVAAGGSPGQAWDRVLKDCEIFSNLQKFADAGVQATYHQCDVTDRDAVDAVLQEIRKTDGPITGLMHGAGLIEPGRFDHKRRPFVEKLIRAKFDGLMHLFALTKHDPLTHCIGFGSISGRFGGNGLSDYAAGNDSMSKALDWFRAARPDCTTLCIHWESWEGAGIATLSRFAWGPRSVMKMKYMLPEEGVRRLEEELAGGGYKAETLYTFGDFYPMFYPNEQFPLGEFQPRSGEAVDGSFPLVTASRTEEGELVGDVPLDPVNDPFLALHRLRGKPLMPVVVTLEALREAAELASGKKTVAFCDVDMMDGLAFHTDNATTAQARAKMVGDTLAECRWTCDFRNRSGGLIQKDRLYLQAKIEVADEPAALTAELPAFPSDWSAVTYPEDAAIYHGTPFRCLKALSCDADGGWGHIVAEPLADLTKPERVEGWRVPSCILDSALYACGCQLYMHSEGAVSLPRKIERLELGRMPSDGENCYVHFVCREVAEKSALYDLTLVGENGEVILKAYGYQKVILGRGGVA; from the coding sequence ATGACGATTTCGACTGATCGAACCGATATCCCGGTAGCGATTGTCGGCATGGCGTGCCGTCTGCCTGGCGCCGCCAATTTGAATGAATATTGGCAACTGATCTCGGAAGGTCGGTCCGCCGTCGGCGAAGTCCCCGCGGATCGCCTGAATCGTGAGATCTACTACAATCCTGAAAAAGGCGTTCGAGGCAAGACGTACTCCACCAAGGCGGCGACGCTGGCTGATCGCACGTTCAATCGTGAACGTTGTCCCCTGCCGCAAGACCTGATTGATTCGGTCGACAACACTCACTTGTTGATGACCGAAACCGCCGCCGAAGCGTTTCGTCACGCGGGCTACGATCCGTTCAACTTGAAGGATCGAAATTGTTCGGTCTTCATTGGTCACGCTCAGGGAAGTTCGCGACTAGGCGAACTGACGTTTCAGGCCTATCTCGACGAAGCGGTCGCCCTGCTGGAAGCGACGCCCGAGTTCCAGGACTTGCCCCCGGCGCAGCGGCAAGAAGTCGAGCAGCAGTTGCTGCAAGAGTTGACCGCGTCGATACCGGACGGCGGCCAAAGCATCCGCAATCTCAATTGCAACATGGTTTCCGGAACGGTCGCACGAGCGTTCGGACTGACCGGCTCGTGGTTGGCGCTTAACTCGGCTTGCGCTTCGTCGCTACACGCGATGTTGATGGGCGCCCGAGCGCTGCAGCGTGGTCGGGCCGACATGGTGGTGGTCGGCGGCGCTTCGGACTGCAAGTCGGACTCACTGGTCCTGTTCTCCGCCGCGCAAACCTTGACCAAGAATGACAGCTGCCCGTTCGATGCGAATGCGGACGGTCTGATCATGTCGGAAGGTTACGTCGCGCTGGTGATGAAGACGCTGGATCGCGCGATCGCCGATGGAGATAACATTCAAGCGGTCGTCCGCGGTATGGGGGTAGCGACCGACGGCAAAGGGAAGAGCCTGTGGGCGCCCCGTAAAGAAGGACAAATGCGGGCGATGCGCCGCGCCTATCGCAGCGGCGTCGACGTCTCGCGACTGCAATATCTTGAATGCCATGCGACCGCGACCCAACTGGGCGACGCGACTGAAATGGAAACGCTCCGCGAGGTCTTAGAGCCGAAGTTCCCCGTTGGGAAGAAGATTCCGATCACCAGCGCCAAGGCCAACATCGGCCATGCGCTAGAAGCGGCCGGCATCGCGGGGATGATCAAGACGATTCTCTGCATGCAGCATCAGCAGTTCCCTCGGGCGATCAACATTAAGCAGTTGAATACGAAGGTGCCGTGGGATGAGTCTCCGTTCTTCGTGCCGATGCAACCGGCGGCCTGGCCGGCCCAGACCGATGGCGGTCCGCGCACCGCGGCGGTCAATGCGTTTGGCATCGGCGGCTTGAACATGCACGTGGTGATCGACGAGTACGTCGGTCAAACCGCCGAACAGATCACCGGCGGACCGCGCCCGGTGGCCGAATCGGCCGACGATCGCGCCGTAGCGATTATCGGCATGGGCTGCATCGCGCCTGGCGCCAGCGAAATCAATCAGTTCTGGGACGTGCTGCAGAAAGGGACCGACCCGAAGGGCGAACCGTCGGAAGAACGCTGGTCGAGTTTGGCCCGCCAGAAAGCGGAAGCCAAAGGCATCAAGGTCCTGGGCGGTTTCATCAACGACTACGCCTATGACTGGCGGAAGCACAAGGTGCCGCCCAAGCAGGTCAATGAAGCCGATCCGCTGCAGTTCATGTTCCTCGACGCCAGCGAACAAGCTTTGGCCGACGCCGGCTACGATCGCACCTCGATCGAACGTGAGCTTTGCGGCGTTGTGATCGGCACCGAATTCGGCGGCGACTTTGGCGACCAGTTGGAAATGGGCCTTCGTCTCCCCGAAATGCAGCACAAGCTGACTGGGATGCTCACCAAGCGAGGTCTGTCGGCCGAGAAGATCGAAGCGATCAACAAGAACTTCGCGGACGTGCTGCTGAAGAAATGGCCGGCCCTGGTCGACGAAACCGGAAGCTTTACCAGCAGCACGCTCGCCTCGCGAATCAGCAAGACGCTTGATCTGAACGGCGGCGCCGTCGCGATCGACAGCGGGACGACCTCCGGCATGTCGGGTATCGCGCTCTGCATCGATTCGCTGCTCTCGGGCGACAACGACATGATGATCTGCGTCGCCGGTCAACGCCGGATGGGGCAGACGATGTATCAAGGTCTGGCCGAGTCAGGCCACCTGCATCGCGAAGGGGCGCCGAAGAACGTCCTCGACGCTGGCTATAACGGCATCGTGCCGAGCGAAGGCGCCGCGGTGGTCGTGCTGAAGCGTCTGGCCGATGCCCGCCGCGATGGTGATCGCGTTCGCGCTGTGATTCGCGGTCTAGGCGCCGCCACGCATGATTCGCCAGCCGAAGCGATGCGATTGGCGGTTCAGCGTGCCGCCGAAATGGCCAGCATCGCACCGAGTGAAATTCAATTTGTTGACGTCGAAACGGATGAGAACCATGCGAGCGTCACACAGGCCCTAGCGACCCTCGCGCACGAACACGCCTCGCCAGAACGGGAAGAGCCGCTCCAGTTGAGCTCGGCCACCGCGCAGTTTGGCAGCATGGGAGGCGGCAGCTCGTTGATCGCTGTGCTGAAGGCGGCGCTCGAAGCCCAAAATCATGAAGTCGCCGCCGCGCGACAACTGCACCAACCGACCGCCGCGTTCAACGGTTCGTCGTCGAGCGTGCAAACCGCCTCGCTGAACGTCAAGTTGACCGGTCGCGGACTGGGTGGCGTCGCCAACTGGTCGAAGGGACAAGCCTTCTTCCTGATTCTGGACGATGGCGTTCCCGCTCCGCCGAAGCCGAAGAAGCAGGCGCCGGCCGTCGCCAAACCGACTCCGGCCGCGAAGATCGTTCGCTTTGGCGCCGCTTCGCTAGCGGAGCTGCAGACGCAAGTCGCCGCCGCCGAGCCGGTCCAACTGTATCAAGCGGCGGAATCAATCAAGTTTTCGCCGACCGATAAAATTCGCCTGGCGATTGTGGCTGACAGCGCCGAAGCGCTGGCCAAAAAGCTGGCGATGGCGTCGCCGCAGCTGGGCAATTCCGCGTCGCGTCAAGTCTTGGAACAACAGGGGATCTTCTGCCGCGAACCGCTCGCGACCAAGCCGCGCATCGCGTTCCTGTTCCCTGGACAAGGTTCGCAATACGAGGGAATGTTGCGCGATCTGGTCGCTCAGTCGTCGGCCGCCGCCAAGATGATGGCCGACGCCGACGCCGCGATGCGACGCCTGGGCTATCCGACCTTTGCCGAACTGGCCTGGAACAGGCCGACGCAACTGGGCGCCGACGTCTGGAAGACGCAGATCGCCATGTTGCTGGCCGATCTGATCTGCCTGGCGGCGCTTAGCGATCGCGGACTGAAGCCGGACGTGGTACTTGGTCACAGCTATGGCGAGTTCCCGGCGCTATATGCCGCCGGCGTTTGGAATCTGGACGCCGTGATTCGCATGACCCGCGCTCGTTGCGATGGCGTGAACGCCACCTCACTGAACAACGCTGGTCTGTTGGCGACCACCGCCCCGCCGGAAGAAATCAAGTCGATCATTACCGCCAGTGGCGTTCAGGCCTACCTGGCCAACTACAACGCGCCCGACCAAACGGTCATCGGCGCCAAGTTGACGGCGCTGGAGCAACTGGCGAAGGAACTCTCGGCCAAGTCGTACCCGGCCCGCATCTTGGCGGTTCCGGCGGCGTTCCACACGCCGCTGATGGCTGGTTCGAGCCGGATGTTGCAGCAGGCGCTCGAAACGGCCGAACTGAAGGCGCCGCAAACGCCGTTCATCAGTACCGTCGACAACAGCTTGATCGACGATCCGGCGCGGATCCGTCGCAATCTGGGAGTGCAGCTGACCACGCCGGTCAAATACGCGCCGCTGATCGAACAACTTGCGCTCGAAACGCCGACGATTTTCGTCGAGGTCGGGCCGCAGCAAACGCTTACCAAGCTAAATCGCCGGATCCTCTCTGGCGATGCGACAGTGATCGCTTCCGACAACCCCAAGCGCGGCGGTATTGAGCCGATCTTGAACGTCGAAGCGTTGCTGGAATGCCTGGGAGTTGGCGCCGAAGTCGCAAGCGTGCCGCAGCCGGCCGCTATCGCTATCGCCGCCGTCTCCCGTACGATGTCTTCTTCGACCGACCGCGCGCCCGCTAAGCCGCAGCCTGTCGCTTCGTCCCGTAGTCCGATTAGCACCAACGAGAAGAACCTGATGGACGATATTCCGCACTTTGACGCTACCGAGCGTCGACGCGCGAAGATGCGAGGTTCTGCCCAGGCTCCCGCGCCTGCAGCAGCGCCGCCGGCTCCGGCTCCGCCGGCCGCCGCGTCTCCCGCGCCCGCCCCGGTCGCAGCGCCAACTGTTCCGAGACCGACGTTTGCGGCGGCGCCCGCGGTTGCTCCCGCGCCTCCGGTGGCGCCGGCGCCGCAACCTGCTCCCCCTGCGCCTGTGGCGGCGGTCAACAAAAGCGACGGGGTCGACCTGGAGAAATTCCTGGTCAACTTCGTGGTCGAACAGACCGGCTATCCGCCGGAAGTGGTCGATCTGGACGCCGACATGGAAGCCGACTTGGGCATCGATAGCATCAAGAAGGCGCAATTGTTCGGCGAACTGCAGGAGTACTTCGAGATCAGCACGTCGGCGACCGACTTGTCGCTGGACGACTTCCCGACCCTGCGTCACGTCATGAACTTCCTGAACGCCAGCGGACAAGGCGCCTCGTCGGCTCCGGCCGCCGCACCGACGCCGGCTGCTGCTCCGGTCGCTCCCGCGCCGGCCGCGGTTGCTCCGCCGGCTCCGGTCGCTGCGCCGCAACCGGCTGCTCCCGCGCAGCCTGCCGCCGCCGCTTCCAGTAGCGCCAGCACGGCCGAACTCGAGAAGTTCCTGGTCAACTTCGTGGTTGAGCAAACCGGTTATCCGCCGGAAGTGGTCGATCTGGACGCCGACATGGAAGCCGACTTGGGCATCGACAGCATCAAGAAGGCGCAATTGTTCGGCGAACTGCAGGAGTACTTCGAGATCAGCACGTCGGCGACCGACCTGTCGCTGGACGACTTCCCGACCTTGCGTCACGTCCTGAACTTCCTCTCGGCCAATGGCCAGGCTAGCGAAAGCCAACCGGTCGCCGCTGTTCCGGCTCCGGTGACTCCGCCAGCTCCGGTGATGCCAGCTCCGGTGACAGAAGCGCCCGCGACTGGCGGCGCCAGCACCGAGGAACTCGAAAAGTTCCTGATCAACTTCGTGGTCGAGCAAACCGGTTATCCGCCGGAAGTGGTCGATCTGGACGCCGACATGGAAGCTGACTTGGGCATCGATAGCATCAAGAAGGCGCAGCTGTTCGGCGAACTGCAGGAGTACTTCGAGATCAGCACGTCGGCGACCGACCTGTCGTTGGACGACTTCCCGACTCTGCGTCACGTTTTGAACTTCCTCTCGGGCAACGCTTCGGCGACCACCGAGGAACCAGCATCTTTTTCCCTGGCCGCTCCGGCGCCGGCTCTGGAAACTAAAGAAGATGCGCCGGCCGCGGTGAGCGTTGCGACTAGCGCTCCTGCGGAACTCTCTGGTAAGACTTTGGACTCTGGCGCCGCGGCGCCGCTCGTGCTCGACGGTACGCCGTACGAGATGGGGCGGCGTCATGGTAGCCAATATCGGGACGAGATTCGTCGCGTACTCCGCACCTATGCGGAGTACGTCGGCGAGTCGATTGACGAGCTTCCCGGCTCGGCCCAATCGACCGACGCGCTCCAAACGCTTTCGCCCGATCAATGGGACGAATTGGCGGGGATTGCCGACGCGATTGAAGCTCCCCTGAGCAATGTGTTGGCCCATCACTTCGCCGTGGCCGAAACGCTGTCGGCGATGGAGCAAGCGGCCGCCAATAACGGCTCGCTGGTCCATGCCGCGCAGATTGACTCGCCAGCGATCAATCCGATGCGGGAGACGATTCGCCTAACCGCTTTCCTCCGCAAGCCGACTTCCGGCCTCTCGTGCGTCGTTGTGGCGCCGATCGGCACGGCGTTGATTTTGGGGGGCGTCAATGCGGCCGGCGTCACCTTTGGTGGTGAAAACGCTTCGGCAGCCGTGGTGCAAAAGAGCGCAAGCCTGGAAGCGGCGATCGATCTGTCGCTCAGCGAACAGGGCAGCGTGGTCTTGGGCGAACTATCTACCGGTCGACTCTCCAGCATTCAGGCTGGCGGCGACGACCGACAAATCATTAGCGATCAAGCGTCGGTGCACTGCGGCAATCGTCAGCTGGCGTTGGCCGGTGGCGCGTCCGCGGATCAAGGCGAGTTTTCCGCCAGCGACGTGACCAACCTGCTGCTATCGGCTGAAGGAGACTTGTTGGCGTTCCTGTTCGACTTTGGCGGCGGACAGCTATCGCTGAAGAGCGCGCCCCTTTCGCGGGCCATCGACAGTTACTCGTTGGGCGGTCTGTTCGACGGCAGCGAGGTTTCGTCGCCGGCGACGCCGACTTGCGGCGAAGCGACTCCCCTCGCTCCGGCGAACGTGACGGCTCGCTTTGAACTGGAAATGTGCGAATCGCCCCTTCCGTCGACCGCGCCCAATCAGCCGGTCTTTGAAGGAGCGGCAATTGTTCTCGGAAGCGGCGAGACTGCCGCCGCTTTGATTGAACAGTTGCAACAGCAAGGCGTCACGGCGTATCAAATCGCCGACGCCGCTGATCTAGAGAACGCCGTCGCGCAGGTCGAAGCGATCTGTGCGGCTGGCCCCGCGCCTCACTTGTTCATGACGACTGCTCGCGATGAGCGGAAGCATCTGCAACTGGGCGCCCCGGCGACCTGGGAAGCGGTCCAGACGACTGCAATGGAAACGCCCCTGTTCGTCGCCCAAAAATGGCTGTCGATCGCCGACAAGGCGGGCTGGCTGGAGAAAACGACCGTCGTGGCGGTAACCGCTCTGGGAGGCGACTTCGGCTTTGGTCGCGGCGCGACGGCTGTCGAAGGTGGCGCCTTGACTGGTCTGATGAAGGCGGTGTTTATCGAATACACCGTCATGCGGGGCGGAAAAGGTCCCCGCGCCAAGGCGTTCGATACCTGCCTGCAAGACGCCCCACGTCAAATCGCCAGCGACATCATGACCGAACTGGCTTCGGGCAACCAAGATTACGAGGTCTCCTACTCCGGCGGCGTGCGTCGCGTTCCTTTCGCGATGGATCGACCGGGCGAAGACTGCCCGTCGGCGGAACTGCCGCAAGGCGTGTGGGTCGTTACCGGCGGCGCTCGCGGCATCACGGCGGCCTGTGCTTTGGAACTTGGCAAACGGTATGGCTTGAAGCTGCACCTGATTGGCTCCAGCGAACTGCCGGCGATTGATCCCGCTTGGCGAGAGCTCGACGAGGCGGGCCTCAACAAGCTGAAGGCCGACACGATGATCGCGGCACGCCAAGCGGGGCAACAGGCTCCGCAGGCTTGGCAGCGCGTTCAGAAGAGTCTAGAGATCGACAAGTCGCTGCATGCGTTCGTCGACAACGGCGTCTCGGCCACCTATCACGCTTGCGACGTTTCGAGCCGCGACGCGGTCGCCCAAGTGCTGGACGAAATTCGCCGCGTCGATGGTCCGATCTCCGGCATCCTGCATGGCGCCGGTATCGACAAGTCGTGCCGCATGGAAAAGAAACGCCGCGACGTGGTGCAGGCGACGCTCGGCATCAAGGATGGCGGTATTGTGCATCTCGCTTCGCTCACGCAAAGCGATCCGATTCGCCACTTCATCGGTTTCGGTTCGATCGCCGGTCGTCTGGGCAGTTTTGGCCAGGCCGACTATTGCATGGCGAGCGATCTCCTCTGCAAGCTGATGGGCGCCTATCGTCGTCAACGACCGTGGGTTCGCAGCGTCGGCTTCCATTGGCATGGTTGGGACGAAGTCGGCATGGCCGCTCGCCCCGAAACGAAGAGCGTGCTCAACGACAAGAGCGCCCTGAAGTTGATGCCGTTGGCGGAAGGGATCGGCCATCTGATTCGCGAAATCGAAGCCGATGTGCCGCGTCACGAGATCCTGATCACCGAACGTCGTCACTGGCAACGCTTCGCCGACGGGTTGGGCATTTTGGCCGAGAGTCGCGCCGAAGCGCCGACCGCCGCGCCCGAGAAGCCGGCGGAAACCGCTTCGAGCGAACCGCTCGCGCCGGCCGACGCCTCGGTTGAACTCCGTACCGAACGTTGCGAACTGAAACTGATCGACGCTCCGCTGGGCGCCGCAACTCCGGCGTCGCCGACCTTTGCCGGTCCGACCTGGATCTTAGGCGAAAACGCCGATGCGGTTGAATTGGAACAACGGCTGACCCAAGCCGGCGTCGAAGTTTATCGCTTTAGCGCTCGCGCCGATTTGGACGAGACGTTGGCCTGGCTCGATTCGCTACATCCCGAAAAGCCGGCGCAGCGACTCTTCCTGATGACGGGGCGTGACGCTGCTGGTAGCGATCCGCTGTCGGCGGCCGAAATCGATCGTCGTCGTCACGAAGGGATCATCTTCCCCTACTTCATCGCGCAAAATTGGTACAAGCGAAACCTGAAGTTCCCAGAAGCGGGTACCGGCGACTTGGTCGCGGCGGTTTCGCTTGGCGGCGACTTCGGCTTTGAGTCGACTGTGCAGATGCCAGACGGAGGCGGCGTCGCCGGCTTCGTTAAGTCGCTGCACATCGAGGACTCGCGGCTCGAAACCCGTGGAGCTCGTTGCAAGGTCATCGATACTCCGGCATCGCAATCGCCGGCCGCACTGTTTGACGCGATGATGCGTGAGCTGGCCGGGGATGGGCCGGAAGTCGAAGTCAGCTGGAACGAAGGCGTGCGTCGAGTGGTACGCCCGATCGGCACGACGATGGAAATGGGACCCGACGCCAACATTCCGCGTGGCGGGGTTTGGGCGGTTACCGGCGGCGCTCGCGGCATCACCGCGATCGCGGCTCGCGAACTAGCGGCGAAATATGGCTGGAAGCTACATTTGCTCGGGAAGAGCCCGGCGCCGCTAGCTGACGCCGTATGGCGCAACTTCGACGAAGACCAACTGAAGACCTACAAGACGCAGATCACCCGCCAAGCGGTCGCTGCCGGCGGTTCGCCCGGTCAGGCCTGGGACCGCGTCCTGAAAGACTGCGAGATCTTCAGCAACCTGCAGAAGTTCGCCGACGCCGGCGTTCAGGCGACCTACCACCAGTGCGACGTCACAGACCGCGATGCGGTCGACGCCGTGCTGCAAGAGATTCGCAAAACCGACGGTCCGATCACCGGGCTGATGCATGGCGCCGGCTTGATCGAACCGGGGCGCTTCGATCACAAGCGTCGTCCGTTTGTCGAAAAGCTGATTCGGGCCAAGTTTGATGGCCTGATGCATCTGTTCGCGTTGACCAAGCACGACCCGCTGACCCACTGCATTGGCTTTGGTTCGATCAGCGGCCGCTTTGGCGGTAACGGGCTAAGCGACTACGCGGCCGGCAACGACTCGATGTCGAAAGCGCTCGACTGGTTCCGCGCGGCTCGACCCGACTGCACCACGCTGTGCATTCACTGGGAGTCGTGGGAAGGCGCAGGCATCGCCACCCTTTCGCGTTTTGCGTGGGGCCCGCGTTCGGTCATGAAGATGAAGTACATGCTGCCGGAAGAAGGCGTTCGCCGGTTGGAAGAAGAGTTGGCCGGCGGTGGCTACAAAGCGGAAACGCTTTACACCTTTGGCGACTTCTATCCGATGTTCTACCCGAACGAACAGTTCCCGCTCGGCGAGTTCCAACCGCGGAGCGGCGAAGCGGTTGATGGTTCGTTTCCGCTGGTTACCGCTTCGCGTACCGAAGAGGGAGAGCTGGTGGGCGACGTGCCGCTCGATCCAGTCAACGACCCGTTCCTGGCGCTCCACCGCTTGCGAGGCAAACCGCTGATGCCGGTTGTCGTCACCTTGGAAGCGCTGCGAGAAGCGGCCGAGTTGGCCTCTGGTAAAAAAACGGTCGCCTTCTGCGATGTCGACATGATGGACGGATTGGCGTTCCACACCGACAACGCCACAACCGCCCAGGCGCGAGCCAAAATGGTTGGCGATACGTTGGCCGAATGCCGCTGGACTTGCGACTTCCGTAACCGCAGCGGTGGTTTGATTCAAAAAGATCGCCTCTACCTGCAGGCGAAGATCGAAGTGGCCGATGAGCCTGCGGCGCTAACCGCCGAACTGCCGGCGTTCCCCAGCGATTGGAGCGCCGTCACCTATCCGGAAGACGCGGCGATTTATCACGGTACTCCGTTCCGTTGCCTCAAAGCGCTCAGCTGCGATGCCGATGGGGGGTGGGGGCACATTGTTGCCGAGCCCCTGGCCGATTTGACGAAGCCGGAACGGGTCGAAGGGTGGCGGGTCCCCTCCTGCATCCTCGATTCGGCGTTGTACGCCTGCGGTTGCCAGTTGTACATGCACAGCGAAGGCGCGGTATCCCTGCCGCGGAAGATCGAACGTCTGGAGTTGGGACGGATGCCCAGCGACGGAGAAAACTGCTACGTTCACTTCGTTTGTCGCGAAGTCGCCGAGAAATCGGCGCTGTACGACTTGACGTTGGTGGGCGAAAACGGCGAAGTGATCCTGAAGGCCTACGGCTATCAGAAGGTCATTCTCGGCCGGGGAGGCGTTGCATGA
- a CDS encoding 4'-phosphopantetheinyl transferase family protein produces MMNALARLVRYVADAGQLPISYSAAWLSEAERAELDFFTHADRRRQWLSGRWIAKRLVTRSSDAGQLRRVEILSRSADGLGKSPKVLVDGQMASIRISLSHAGGAVLVGMTTDATSIGVDLAWDVPQDRQFSAAWFTEREQAWLAERPESASLLWGLKEAIFKSQGSGQAWNPRGVEIESYCDHQVRCTLFGRQLAPLAVWARHSHRGAATAVWQSAAGDTPAYPQQELSSCL; encoded by the coding sequence ATGATGAATGCCCTTGCGCGGCTGGTGCGCTATGTCGCCGATGCGGGCCAACTCCCCATTTCCTATTCCGCCGCGTGGTTGAGCGAGGCGGAACGCGCTGAACTTGATTTCTTCACGCATGCGGACCGCCGTCGCCAGTGGTTGAGCGGTCGGTGGATCGCCAAGCGATTGGTCACCCGTTCGAGCGATGCTGGCCAGCTGAGACGCGTCGAGATCTTGTCGCGTTCGGCGGATGGCCTTGGCAAATCGCCAAAGGTCTTGGTGGATGGACAAATGGCCTCGATCCGCATCTCGCTGTCGCATGCCGGCGGCGCGGTACTGGTCGGGATGACGACCGATGCGACGTCGATTGGCGTCGATTTGGCTTGGGACGTTCCGCAAGATAGGCAGTTCTCGGCCGCTTGGTTTACCGAGCGGGAACAAGCCTGGCTTGCCGAACGCCCCGAGTCGGCGTCGCTGTTGTGGGGACTGAAAGAGGCGATTTTCAAGTCGCAGGGAAGCGGTCAGGCCTGGAACCCCCGTGGCGTTGAAATCGAATCGTATTGCGACCATCAAGTCCGCTGCACGCTGTTCGGCCGCCAGCTCGCTCCACTCGCGGTGTGGGCGCGCCATTCGCACCGAGGCGCCGCCACCGCCGTCTGGCAATCCGCCGCTGGTGACACTCCCGCCTATCCCCAGCAGGAGCTTTCATCATGTTTGTGA